The Solanum dulcamara chromosome 6, daSolDulc1.2, whole genome shotgun sequence genome contains the following window.
AGATGATTGATTTCTGTCATAGTTCTAACTAGTATAACATGTTAACACTTTAATGACTATGGAGTGTAGGAACCTTGGAGCAAGTGAAGAATGTAAATTAAAACCATGAATTTCTCTTGCGTTATGTTTTAGGAGAAGCTTTTCAGGTGAAGCTGGTTATGCTAATGATTCTGGCTCTTTGCTTTCAGATTTGTTTGTTAGGCCATATGCACATCTCGAGGGTGAGGGCATATTGCCTTTTGCTGAATGGAGGGTGGGTGTTAATTTATGAGGTGTATGCCTTCACAGTTGAGACGCGACTTTGGCTGAATTTCATTAATGCATTCACCTCACTGGTGCTTGTTTGTACTTTTGGAGGCAGAGAGAGAAGTGGCAAGCTAGCATGTTTAGGTTTAACTTGTTTAGGTTTATGGATAGTTGTGGTTGAAGTGGtttctctttgtgatttttCATGTAGGCAATATTTCTCTCACTCCCAATAATCAGCCATTAACTATTGAAATGAAAcaaaaaagtcacaatcttCTATTTCTAATTTCTTCACTGTTCAGTCATTGCcctatttttgttgttttctcctttatttttcttttccaactATATACTTGTTTGAAATCAATTGTGAAAACCTCCTTGAAAGACATTTTCTTTACTTCTTGAGGCATCGCTCTCACCTTGGAGCACCTCGGCTTCGCCTTTAGCCTTAGAAACATTGGCCTTATTAGTTCTTTAACTCATGAATCAGCCTTCATGAATTCAGAGTGTAGGTATTGTCTGTTTGCTTTCAGTATTTATAGCATTGACGCCAGTCAAAACTGCGAATCTTCAAAATTGATGAATCACCATTGAGCTTTTGTAGATTGAAGTATAACAAGGTTGTAATGGTGATTCCCACGTAAGTTCTTAACTTTTAACTTGTTCAGACCTTGCTGACTTTGGAGTTTATTGTGATTGCGACATTGCAGCAATTTAATGTGATGAGGTTCTATTCATGAATAACTTTTAAGCTTTTAAAGCAAAAATATTTCACATTTAAGTTAATCATGCACAATGATAGTCTTAACCTTCTGTTACTCCATGATTTCTACAAGTTGGGCTACACTTCTAGAACCTGAGAAAGTGGCAGGAAAGAGGGGTTGGTGTCTACCAAATGTTTGAATTCTTCATCTTCTTGTATACTGCAATGTTGATGTTAGTTccataaaatattttctctcttaACAGATATAGTCCTGAAATCCTGGATACTTTCTAGATTGATGTTTATGTGTGAGTCTGTCGTTCATCGCAAGTCACATAACTTGTTTGAGATTTCTTGATACGTTGCAGTCATCCTATGGTTTTGTGGATTACTTTGATCGCCGATCAGCAGCCCTTGCTATTGTGACTCTTAATGGAAGACATTTGTAAGTAGATTTTCTTGCAATATTCTGGCTTAAGGGTTCAGTATTAGCTCTGTGGTAGACCTTACTGGTAAAATGCAGGTTTGGACAGCCTATAAAAGTTAACTGGGCATATACTAGTTCTCAGAGAGAGGATACCTCAAGTATGTATATCAGATATGTATATTTTCTACCTTCTTGTTAGTTTTGCATTACTTAGTTGAGAACTCAATACTGTCTTCTCTGGATTACAGGTAACTTTAACATTTTTGTGGGTGATCTCAGTCCAGAGGTTACAGATGCCACATTGTATGCATGCTTTTCAGTCTACCCTAGCTGCTCGTAAGTTCTATCATTTGTAGTCCTGCAAACCATGGCattcattttcaaaaatatattgtaCTGTCagatatgattttcaagtttttcCACGCAGAGATGCAAAGGTTATGTGGGATCAAAAATCAGGCCGTTCAAGGGGATTTGGATTTGTTTCCTTCCGTAATCAGCAGGTACTAATATGCTTTGCTCAAACCTCTGATATTAAGCTTCTTTTCGTGTGCATTCCAcccaaaataggaaaagaagaaaactaATTGTGCCTGCCTTGTGCTTTTGTATGAACCATGTcaacctttttttcttttgggaatGTTTTGTGCAGGAGGCGCAAAGTGCAATTAATGACTTGAATGGTAAGAACGAGctgtctattttttttaatactctCATTCGACATGGTTTAATATACTGTCTTTAAAATTGCATAGTGAGAATTTGATTCTGAATAGAGCACTTTACCAACCAGTCTTCTATTGGGAAAAATCTTGGTTGCTTACTGTTTCTTGTTCTACTTATGATTCTATAGCATAAGACtaacataaaattattttcttgttttctcgTGTGGGTAGCTCATTGTTACACATTCTGTCACTCTCTATGTTGGTCTTTCACTCGCATAACTAAACAGATCATCACATCTCCTCAAGTCTTCGTCCCAATCTGGTTTCATTAGGTTCTCTTGCATGCTATAGTTCAATCTTTTTTTTACTGTTTTTGCGGAGTATTCATGTAAAGAATGGTGTGTACCAGCCAATTTATATAGTTCTCAATGTTTTAGAAATACAAGATTTGGCATTTCTTTTTCTCTTAAAATCATTTCAAATGGATGAGAACTTGGTTTCATGCCACATTACTGCATCATTTCTTGGTTGTTTTATCTCCTAGATTAGTAGGCTTGATCGAAGATGGGCCTGGTTTTCTATCTAAATAGAAATCTTTTTGGTTCAAAAAAAGGGAAATGGTTAGGAAGCAGACAAATCCGCTGCAACTGGGCAACAAAAGGTGCTGGAGGAATTGATGACAAGCAGAGTTCAGATGCGAAAAGTGTTGTTGAGTTGGCAAGTGGAACATCAGGttggttttcttgaattttatgGTTGCTTCTATTTTCTGCTTCTTGAATCAGTTGTAGTAATATCAAGTACCTTTAACAGTCATgtacaattcttgcatattgaTCCAAgcacaattcttgcatattgaTCGCACATTCATATTCAGTGGTTTATCGTGTTATATGTTTAGATTCTTTTGCCCTCTGTAACTGACATGGAGTGCTTACTAGAGCTTTCTAGTTGGCTTGCTTTCACTGAATTAACCTACATGATGAAGAATCTTGATGCTATTTGTGTTATTGTCTAGATGATGGTCGTGACAAGGCCAATGAAGATGCTCCAGAAAATAGTCCTCAGTATACAACTGTTTATGTTGGCAACCTTTCTCCTGAAGTGAGTACAAGTAACACCTCGTAACTCCATTTTTGAATTTGCAACTAATTGTTGTGGGGATGTCTCCACCCTCCTTTAGGCCAGCTTACCAAGTTTTGCGTGCAATCATATTTGCACATGCTCTCTTGCAGACAAAtattatgattcatgataacaTGAAATACCCAAAGTGGTTTAAATGTAACTGCTGTATCAGAAGTTCCACTGGGTGGAGATATAGTTCACATGCTTCTTAAATAGCTTCAATTTACATCTACATTCAAGCAATGGAACTATAGCCCTACTCCTGGACCTTAGGCATCTGCATAAGTATCAAGTAGCTGTTAGGATGCAAGAGATTTACTTTCCCTGCTTGAATGCCGTAGAGGAGTAATATACAGTGGAAGTAGGAAGGAGTTTATTTGcagtttattattattgtctttAAATACTGTAATTATGTGTGAGGTTCTCATGTCCATGTGGTTTTCAGGTTACTTTAGTTGACCTCCATCGTCATTTTCATGCTCTTGGAGCTGGCGTTATTGAGGATGTCCGTATTCAACGAGACAAAGGTTTTGGTTTTGTAAGATACAGCACCCATGCTGAAGCTGCTCAAGCTATTCAGTTGGGAAATGCCCAATTCCTTTTTGGTAAACCTATTAAGGTAGTGTGTGAAAATGAGAATTCAGCTGTTTTCACTTTGTGTATACCTAGATTTTCTGTAACACTACCTGGTTCTAATAATCTAAACAAAGTTATAAAACTATAAAGAACATTTTAGAGTTCTCTCTTTCCTCAGACTTATGACTTATCAATTTGTGACGTCTTTAGGCCTGATTGGAGGCAAATTATGTAAAGTGGGTTCTTGAAGCactttgttatttcttttgcaGTTTACGAAAATGAAAGTTCAACATTTTAGAAGCACCGaagagaggggggggggggtataaATTTCTAGTGCACCTTGTGTGGTCCTATTCCATAGAagaatattcatattttatccGTTGTGAGTTTTGATGATTCTGCAGATGGTGTTTTGCTTTGGAATGAAACATAACCTAATGTTTGGCATGTGGAGTTGCTGGATGTGTAATATCGTTTTCTTAGGGTCGGATGGGCTTGGCCGAGGTTACTTGTATtctattacaacaacaacaacaacaatatagccagtgaaatcccacaagtgatgtctgaggagggtagaatgtacgcagaccttaccactacctcatggagacagagagactgtttccgaaagaccctcggttcACAAGTATCATCCCcaaataagaaagagagagaagaatgaatatatatagcataacggctaagttgctcggactcgGGTGCGGGTGTTCGAGACGAATGCGAATCCGAGAGTCGAATTCagcaaaatttaaattttaagattcgaGGATACGAATCCGAGTATGGATACGGGTGCGGGGATTTGgctaaaaatattcaatattataaaaatatagttataaagaTAAAGATATACTTCTCctcagaaaagaaaagaaagtcatTCAAGATCTTCCACCAGCTCTCCTTACAGATTATTGTTATTGTCTACCATAAGTTGGAACACAACCGCTTGAATTTAGCATTTCTCTGTTTGGCTTGAAACATGAAGTAACGAATATTGACCAAGAGGAAAAGTATCTTGGTCAAAGTATCTGATGTGGATTGATCGAATCTCAGACGTATCCCGCACCCGCACTTGCACCCGCACCAGTCTGATGTATCTGATGTGGATTGATCGAATCTCACACATATCCCGCACCCGCACCTGCACCCGCACCAGTCTGATGTATCTGATGTGGGTTGTCCATGGACTCTTGGTCAAAGTATCTGATGTGGGTTGACCGAATCCCACGTATTCCGCACCCGCATCCATCTCGTGTCGATACGGGTGCGACAACAAAAATGAAGAGTCCGCGCAACTTAGCATAATGACAAAAACGACTAACAcaatataataacaataacaatagcaaagTAATGAGATAATCAAAAGGCcctaacaacacaactatagtAGCATtcctagacctacgaccaatCCTAAACAGTCACAAGACAATACACCATACTATCCctactagtcttctaccctaatccgcgacctccactcctttctatctaaggtcatgtcttcAGTAATATGGAGTAGCgccatatcctgtctaatcacatCTCCCTAATACTTCTTTGGTCTACCCATACCCCTCCGCATAACTCCCAAATCCAACCGCTCACACCTCCTAACTGGTGTGTTGACACCCCTCATCTACTcatgcccaaactatctcagtctcgcttttctcatcttgtctgccacagaggccactcccaccttctcccgaatatcctcattcctaatcttatctcTCCTAGTGTGTccgtccacacatccatctcaacatcctcatctctgCAACATGTACCTTCTGAACATGGGAGTTCTTGACTAGCCAGCACTCCACTCCATatgccggtctaaccaccattatttagaacttacctttaagtttaagtggtaccttcttatcacacagtACTCCAGAAGaaagcctctatttcatccatgctgctccaatgcaatgcatgataTCATCgtcgatgtccccactactctggatgatggatccaagatatttaaagctttc
Protein-coding sequences here:
- the LOC129893035 gene encoding oligouridylate-binding protein 1-like isoform X2; protein product: MMQQRLKQQQALMQQSLFHPALLAPPQIEPILSGNLPRGFDSSTCRSVYVGNIHPQVTEPLLQEVFSSIGPLEGCKLIKKEKSSYGFVDYFDRRSAALAIVTLNGRHLFGQPIKVNWAYTSSQREDTSSNFNIFVGDLSPEVTDATLYACFSVYPSCSDAKVMWDQKSGRSRGFGFVSFRNQQEAQSAINDLNGKWLGSRQIRCNWATKGAGGIDDKQSSDAKSVVELASGTSDDGRDKANEDAPENSPQYTTVYVGNLSPEVTLVDLHRHFHALGAGVIEDVRIQRDKGFGFVRYSTHAEAAQAIQLGNAQFLFGKPIKCSWGSKPTLPGASSTPLPPPSVGHVPGISVTDLAAYERQLALARMGGSQALMHSQALMHSQGQQIGAASQAIYDGGYGSIAATTQPPMFY
- the LOC129893035 gene encoding oligouridylate-binding protein 1-like isoform X1; this translates as MNNKRMFFYLHLLVWFFLLFLSQEFIGSILSTAKIEPILSGNLPRGFDSSTCRSVYVGNIHPQVTEPLLQEVFSSIGPLEGCKLIKKEKSSYGFVDYFDRRSAALAIVTLNGRHLFGQPIKVNWAYTSSQREDTSSNFNIFVGDLSPEVTDATLYACFSVYPSCSDAKVMWDQKSGRSRGFGFVSFRNQQEAQSAINDLNGKWLGSRQIRCNWATKGAGGIDDKQSSDAKSVVELASGTSDDGRDKANEDAPENSPQYTTVYVGNLSPEVTLVDLHRHFHALGAGVIEDVRIQRDKGFGFVRYSTHAEAAQAIQLGNAQFLFGKPIKCSWGSKPTLPGASSTPLPPPSVGHVPGISVTDLAAYERQLALARMGGSQALMHSQALMHSQGQQIGAASQAIYDGGYGSIAATTQPPMFY